One Geotrypetes seraphini chromosome 15, aGeoSer1.1, whole genome shotgun sequence genomic window carries:
- the TMEM82 gene encoding transmembrane protein 82 isoform X1 — protein sequence MFGFLTSLLPRLPWDLWGSSSPLDAFLQGLVGACAVSTLCSLMKVHLFVMCLNDPDRRTQKEKIRAQRPLLEDLHICLLTSIFTVVGSRVAALVVLEFSLRAVSMLLSLNKGSQNSQLFLMCQYSLGCGIICSLHYLHEGAPHRTWNLILAVGLAVLIMWYTRRLSKHICTMYELHSREQYCGVCITLLTNWHGIPSLLCCALKITFVVADLTAIALINKDFLSTSEAIRFWTPLTICYTLLVIYMQEEQRQKPSEQMVYQTVFVRMGGLLILMLTVGLWMDILHIFISLVGELWCLIRSGIMLDICREQDFSQRFSKPIPRSYDVTARTPKPSSSIAGTS from the exons ATGTTcggcttcctcacctcccttctTCCCCGGCTGCCCTGGGACCTCTGGGGCTCCAGCAGCCCCCTGGATGCATTCCTGCAAG gtCTGGTGGGAGCCTGTGCTGTCTCCACCCTCTGCAGCCTGATGAAGGTTCATCTGTTCGTCATGTGTTTGAA TGACCCAGACAGGAGAACACAGAAGGAGAAGATCCGGGCCCAGAGGCCTCTCCTGGAGGATCTGCACATCTGTCTCCTCACCAGTATTTTCACCGTGGTGGGATCTCGTGTGGCTGCCCTGGTGGTCCTGGAATTCTCTCTGAGAGCCGTATCTATGCTGCTCTCACTAAATAAG GGGTCCCAGAACAGCCAATTGTTTCTGATGTGTCAGTACTCTCTTGGGTGTGGCATCATCTGCAGCCTCCATTATCTCCATGAGGGGGCACCCCACCGCACGTGGAACCTGATTCTGGCCGTGGGATTGGCTGTTCTGATCATGTGGTACACACGCAGACTGTCCAAGCATATCTGTACCATGTATGAGCTACACAGTCGTGAGCAATACTGTGGGGTCTGCATCACTTTGTTGACCAACTGGCATGGAATTCCCAGCCTGCTTTGCTGTGCCCTCAAGATCACCTTCGTGGTGGCTGACCTGACGGCCATCGCTCTCATCAATAAAGACTTTCTCAGCACCTCGGAGGCCATCCGCTTCTGGACTCCCCTCACCATCTGCTATACACTTCTGGTCATCTACATGCAAG aggagcagcggcagaaACCCAGCGAGCAGATGGTGTATCAGACGGTGTTTGTGAGGATGGGGGGACTCCTTATCCTCATGCTGACTGTGGGTCTCTGGATGGACATCTTGCACATTTTCATCTCATTGGTTGGAGAGCTCTGGTGCCTCATCCGGTCAGGGATCATGCTAGACATCTGTCGAGAGCAG gACTTTTCACAGAGATTCTCCAAACCCATCCCCAGAAGCTATGATGTAACAGCCAGAACCCCCAAACCAAGCTCCAGCATAGCAGGAACTTCCTAA
- the TMEM82 gene encoding transmembrane protein 82 isoform X2, which translates to MFGFLTSLLPRLPWDLWGSSSPLDAFLQGLVGACAVSTLCSLMKVHLFVMCLNDPDRRTQKEKIRAQRPLLEDLHICLLTSIFTVVGSRVAALVVLEFSLRAVSMLLSLNKGSQNSQLFLMCQYSLGCGIICSLHYLHEGAPHRTWNLILAVGLAVLIMWYTRRLSKHICTMYELHSREQYCGVCITLLTNWHGIPSLLCCALKITFVVADLTAIALINKDFLSTSEAIRFWTPLTICYTLLVIYMQEEQRQKPSEQMVYQTVFVRMGGLLILMLTVGLWMDILHIFISLVGELWCLIRSGIMLDICREQQVLQIFWHSVVSVALGTGRMTHLREAKPSLE; encoded by the exons ATGTTcggcttcctcacctcccttctTCCCCGGCTGCCCTGGGACCTCTGGGGCTCCAGCAGCCCCCTGGATGCATTCCTGCAAG gtCTGGTGGGAGCCTGTGCTGTCTCCACCCTCTGCAGCCTGATGAAGGTTCATCTGTTCGTCATGTGTTTGAA TGACCCAGACAGGAGAACACAGAAGGAGAAGATCCGGGCCCAGAGGCCTCTCCTGGAGGATCTGCACATCTGTCTCCTCACCAGTATTTTCACCGTGGTGGGATCTCGTGTGGCTGCCCTGGTGGTCCTGGAATTCTCTCTGAGAGCCGTATCTATGCTGCTCTCACTAAATAAG GGGTCCCAGAACAGCCAATTGTTTCTGATGTGTCAGTACTCTCTTGGGTGTGGCATCATCTGCAGCCTCCATTATCTCCATGAGGGGGCACCCCACCGCACGTGGAACCTGATTCTGGCCGTGGGATTGGCTGTTCTGATCATGTGGTACACACGCAGACTGTCCAAGCATATCTGTACCATGTATGAGCTACACAGTCGTGAGCAATACTGTGGGGTCTGCATCACTTTGTTGACCAACTGGCATGGAATTCCCAGCCTGCTTTGCTGTGCCCTCAAGATCACCTTCGTGGTGGCTGACCTGACGGCCATCGCTCTCATCAATAAAGACTTTCTCAGCACCTCGGAGGCCATCCGCTTCTGGACTCCCCTCACCATCTGCTATACACTTCTGGTCATCTACATGCAAG aggagcagcggcagaaACCCAGCGAGCAGATGGTGTATCAGACGGTGTTTGTGAGGATGGGGGGACTCCTTATCCTCATGCTGACTGTGGGTCTCTGGATGGACATCTTGCACATTTTCATCTCATTGGTTGGAGAGCTCTGGTGCCTCATCCGGTCAGGGATCATGCTAGACATCTGTCGAGAGCAG CAGGTGCTCCAGATCTTCTGGCATAGTGTTGTCAGTGTAGCTCTTGGGACTGGAAGAATGACGCACCTGAGAGAAGCAAAACCATCATTAGAATGA
- the TMEM82 gene encoding transmembrane protein 82 isoform X3, translating to MFGFLTSLLPRLPWDLWGSSSPLDAFLQGLVGACAVSTLCSLMKVHLFVMCLNDPDRRTQKEKIRAQRPLLEDLHICLLTSIFTVVGSRVAALVVLEFSLRAVSMLLSLNKGSQNSQLFLMCQYSLGCGIICSLHYLHEGAPHRTWNLILAVGLAVLIMWYTRRLSKHICTMYELHSREQYCGVCITLLTNWHGIPSLLCCALKITFVVADLTAIALINKDFLSTSEAIRFWTPLTICYTLLVIYMQEEQRQKPSEQMVYQTVFVRMGGLLILMLTVGLWMDILHIFISLVGELWCLIRSGIMLDICREQVLQIFWHSVVSVALGTGRMTHLREAKPSLE from the exons ATGTTcggcttcctcacctcccttctTCCCCGGCTGCCCTGGGACCTCTGGGGCTCCAGCAGCCCCCTGGATGCATTCCTGCAAG gtCTGGTGGGAGCCTGTGCTGTCTCCACCCTCTGCAGCCTGATGAAGGTTCATCTGTTCGTCATGTGTTTGAA TGACCCAGACAGGAGAACACAGAAGGAGAAGATCCGGGCCCAGAGGCCTCTCCTGGAGGATCTGCACATCTGTCTCCTCACCAGTATTTTCACCGTGGTGGGATCTCGTGTGGCTGCCCTGGTGGTCCTGGAATTCTCTCTGAGAGCCGTATCTATGCTGCTCTCACTAAATAAG GGGTCCCAGAACAGCCAATTGTTTCTGATGTGTCAGTACTCTCTTGGGTGTGGCATCATCTGCAGCCTCCATTATCTCCATGAGGGGGCACCCCACCGCACGTGGAACCTGATTCTGGCCGTGGGATTGGCTGTTCTGATCATGTGGTACACACGCAGACTGTCCAAGCATATCTGTACCATGTATGAGCTACACAGTCGTGAGCAATACTGTGGGGTCTGCATCACTTTGTTGACCAACTGGCATGGAATTCCCAGCCTGCTTTGCTGTGCCCTCAAGATCACCTTCGTGGTGGCTGACCTGACGGCCATCGCTCTCATCAATAAAGACTTTCTCAGCACCTCGGAGGCCATCCGCTTCTGGACTCCCCTCACCATCTGCTATACACTTCTGGTCATCTACATGCAAG aggagcagcggcagaaACCCAGCGAGCAGATGGTGTATCAGACGGTGTTTGTGAGGATGGGGGGACTCCTTATCCTCATGCTGACTGTGGGTCTCTGGATGGACATCTTGCACATTTTCATCTCATTGGTTGGAGAGCTCTGGTGCCTCATCCGGTCAGGGATCATGCTAGACATCTGTCGAGAGCAG GTGCTCCAGATCTTCTGGCATAGTGTTGTCAGTGTAGCTCTTGGGACTGGAAGAATGACGCACCTGAGAGAAGCAAAACCATCATTAGAATGA